The stretch of DNA ACATCTGGCGCGCCGCAAATGGCGGCCATTTCGGCTTCAGCAATGGTGGCGCATTTGAACTTGGTAATTCCGAGGTTCATTTGCATCCGCACGACTTCGGCCAGCTTGTGCGTCTTGATGTGAGGTCGAAGCCGTTCAACGCCACCCGCGATGGCGATCATTCGGCGGATGTTTTCTTCAATCCGATCAGGATAGACGAGCAGAGCGGGCGAAGAAACGTCGTCAACGTTCTTGAATGGAAACCAGGTAGCGAGCATTTAATGAAGACTGAACATCTCGGTATACCTACCAAAAATCTGATCCCCATACCGTCGAGCGTACATTTCTGCAAACGATTCGCCGCGACTTGATTGGATTTTTGACTTCGTGGTCATTCGATCGTGGTGATGTCCCAACTCGTGAAGCAATATGTGAAGCAACTGAAAAGCTCTGGCAGACGCTTCGCTAAATTTGCACAGAAAAATGTTTCCTTTTTGCTCACTTGGAACACCGAGCCTGGTAATGATGTCTTCATGCTCTTTGAAAAAAGAGTCATTGCAATCAATCCATAAATCGCGTTCCCAAGCACAAATCCCCACAACGCCAGGTCTATGCCAGCCCATCAAATTGGATTCTCCAGGCGACAAGACAATCGCGTGAAGTCCCACGGAAAGCTCGTTCCAGTCAGGAAGTATCGAAATGAACGCTTCAACATCCCGCTTCATCAAAACGTGTCTGTAACCTTCGCCGGGCCTTTGACGATCGACAACAAATTCGGTAAGGTTTCCGAGGTAGTAATCGCCCGACAATTGAGTTCGGTTCTTTTTTTGAACCCTTCCGTCTCGAACTTTGGGGGTTGTTTTTCTTTGATGCATCGAAGTCCATTGCTCACTGTCCCAACAGCACTGTCTACGTTTCAACCTCAAATATCGCCTCGATTTCCACGGGGATGTTGCCCGGCAATGAACCTATGCCGACTGCGCTGCGCGTGCCCACACCATTCTCTTTGCCGAAGACTTCGGCCATCAACTCACTGAAGCCGTTAATCACTTGCGGGTGATCGCGGAAATCGAGGGTGGCGTTCACCATGCCCAGCGTCTTCACCAGCCTCTTCACGCGATTGAGGCTGCCGAGTTCGCTGCGCAACGTGGCGAGGATCGTGAGGCCGACTTGGCGGGCGGCGTGCTGGCCGCCAGCCAGATCGAGGTCCGCGCCCACGCAGCCGGTGATCATCGTTTTGTCCGACTTCAATGGGCCGTGGCCGGAGACATAAGCCAGATTGCCAACGATCAGCAAAGTTTTGTAAACCGCGACGGGCTTGG from Verrucomicrobiota bacterium encodes:
- a CDS encoding RidA family protein, with product MNAESRLAELKLELPPAPKPVAVYKTLLIVGNLAYVSGHGPLKSDKTMITGCVGADLDLAGGQHAARQVGLTILATLRSELGSLNRVKRLVKTLGMVNATLDFRDHPQVINGFSELMAEVFGKENGVGTRSAVGIGSLPGNIPVEIEAIFEVET